The Streptococcus oralis Uo5 genome includes a window with the following:
- a CDS encoding DNA-directed RNA polymerase subunit beta, with product MKKNKNLRYVLRRLLLIFIVLLLGFLALGIGLMVGYGILGKGQDPWAILSPAKWQELISKFTGN from the coding sequence ATGAAGAAGAATAAAAACTTACGCTATGTACTCCGTCGTTTACTGTTGATTTTTATCGTACTATTGCTAGGCTTTCTGGCTTTAGGAATCGGCTTGATGGTTGGTTATGGCATCCTAGGAAAGGGACAGGATCCATGGGCGATTTTGTCTCCAGCAAAGTGGCAGGAATTGATTAGCAAATTTACAGGAAATTAG